From Electrophorus electricus isolate fEleEle1 chromosome 8, fEleEle1.pri, whole genome shotgun sequence, the proteins below share one genomic window:
- the prrc2a gene encoding protein PRRC2A isoform X1, with protein sequence MSERSGQTAKGKDGKTKYASLNLFDTYKGKSLETQKPVVAPRHGLQSLGKVASARRMPPPANLPSLKAENKGNDPNVSLVPKDGTGWASKQEQADPKSTDVSSAPQPESQPPVASQTPVSSLPRTPPAQEAQSTALVAGARSWAQAGVTLGVQGDGGKGSNQPSPFSREEFPTLQAAGDQDRAGREQATADQWYGPGPSLRPQNVTSWRDGGGRALAPTIVGEGVAEGGAGGAMVTDGAAGVPPLQNPPSHGPPRNPPAGSPTLPLPQPPVGPQFPPYRGIIPPFMYPPYLPFPPPYGPQGPYRYPPPNEAPRFPRSQGGLGPELRPPGGPRGGEVVKRPSILKQDDLKELDELDHDGDEGWAGAQEEIDYSAKLKFSDDEGEDDGEEEKTEGKNGAREQQKSQEGPAPALRARLSDVGADTRRTSPSGTDEAPPPPSGKPTWAEEGGSGWGSHANAAHYQGRRPGLGGPREQLSPPPGSLLGQGPYSYYRQDRPPTQTASAKPPGATAQQPSGPAAPASSPLLAQPHGGDDEDETWRQRRKQSLSEISAAVERARRRREEEERRMEEERRAACAEKLKRLDEKKHQQQQQSVKPSTAGEVSAGSPSPSLPTSISSSSASQPPSPCVDMEEPPLQPPQAGGATLGLSANNRQRAGSNSSYDSNTELPQVAPPLVPHPHQPLEVSGPGEMKEEPVAVAAHVRSVRGGEDSVKAEAMSGVVGGTSVAVGRQGSGMLSQGFSKYQKSLPPRFQRQQQEQLLKQQQQWQQQHSQAAQAQLQSQTPQQGSSPGTAQPAGPKQPALYPPGSMGRPPPSLPMNFDPRWMMMSYMDPRLMQGRPPPMDYYSASMHPTGLMSRERSDSGGSGSDPFDRQQHAGPPHPHRGTPPMDPKLAWGPDVFPGASEGRGLSSPLRQKQTLEEEDLGKGPRCDTPPVRMGAVGPIQPPGVTPNSPSGSSDQTASPVGTQVGSQGGGHRQSFLGGRGNYSSFPDGSRMAHQQRGTSAGELRNFGHPDEGTHGDQPSQIWGGPHPHFDRNGRAELSSLESNPAHLQHHHAHPHHPPHFSIHPHKQENGRERERGGGGGGGGETKKSETSPPLPQPSISSSCSSSTSSSSARDDGGGKQLLHHPPPHQEHGTGSVGARKQDKAGGAYTHPQPSLHSVQQQHHPKANPRGREQKTETQWGPRPGGSSVSGGTVHNRKTVSGLGTNAGVEDSTNQLTDKPAVQSGSGNLNKRAGPIKRPVLKEMKKEGGEGEGAEKSTGVSVKDKEQDAGQVSVKPELSSGSQPSVPCGKDEPAPAGKPRNGGKERSVGGVIGKGSKEAESSVQAAGYSVPPSRRERERSYERSGSGGATTYHASSSRGGRASRGRAEFYGRGRGYRGTYTGSTRGRAGGRSSRDYRPAANSGYQQGSSNQDYKREVSSGRHGQGGGQPNPGRARNHSETRSEGSEYEEVPKRRRQRGSETGSESAASDLAHSDREDRKVNTKKVTGGENPSMGTSTTSAPPRNIQARVFTPRGVPSRRGRGGGGTGTGAYRSTGNAGVNGIHRSGSGSSSHSLSAKTSALVRKQQLPMQPSPLKEPGRGPVGDKKEKTPEPSQSQNQGVNSSVPSAPSVPTTAPQGTENGGVARPSSGNPTSNSIGSSTKPFPLHNADGRSFPHRGFERPPRRKRHGRSHQQQDKPPRFRRLKQERENAARINGSSGILESVGGPQQRSASPSQNSVQETDGTPNMSTATGVVNANHSISLTTNNNNNSQHGSGNLNLNSHHHYHSNSALPHPQHHHHHHHNPAGGTKSPDVSNQNSDQANEEWETASESSDFTEFREREGGGGSKSYSSYHHHHHPPGRGGGGGGGAEREITTKESAANKRSFSSQRPGMERQNRRVSTGGSGGRGPRGPPGGGGGGGGGGPGGVGGNSGANRGERRGNWPSPKNKK encoded by the exons ATGTCAGAGCGCTCTGGGCAAACAGCAAAGGGGAAGGATGGCAAAACCAAGTATGCATCTCTCAACCTGTTTGATACCTACAAAGGAAAGAGCCTTGAAACACAGAAGCCTGTTG TTGCCCCTCGTCATGGCTTGCAGTCTCTTGGTAAAGTTGCCTCTGCTCGGCGTATGCCCCCCCCAGCCAACCTGCCCAGTCTGAAGGCGGAGAATAAAGGCAACGACCCCAACGTCTCGCTCGTTCCCAAAGACGGCACAGGATGGGCAAGCAAGCAGGAACAAGCAGACCCAAAGAG TACCGATGTATCTTCAGCTCCGCAGCCGGAGTCGCAGCCGCCTGTGGCTTCACAGACACCTGTGTCGAGCCTGCCGAGAACACCTCCAGCTCAAGAG GCCCAAAGTACAGCTCTAGTCGCAGGGGCAAGATCCTGGGCTCAGGCCGGTGTTACACTTGGAGTACAAGGAGATG GTGGAAAGGGATCAAACCAACCGTCGCCATTCTCTCGCGAGGAATTTCCCACCCTGCAGGCGGCGGGAGACCAGGACAGAGCTGGCAGAGAACAGGCCACTGCCGATCAGTGGTATGGGCCAGGACCAAGCCTCCGCCCCCAGA ACGTTACGAGTTGGCGGGATGGTGGGGGCCGTGCACTGGCACCCACCattgtgggggagggggtagcAGAAGGTGGTGCAGGGGGAGCCATGGTGACGGACGGTGCTGCGGGTGTTCCTCCCCTGCAGAACCCGCCCTCCCATGGGCCGCCTAGAAATCCTCCTGCCGGcagccccaccctccctctcccccagcCCCCTGTGGGCCCGCAGTTCCCTCCTTACAGGGGAATCATTCCCCCCTTC ATGTACCCGCCCTACCTGCCTTTCCCACCTCCTTATGGACCACAGGGCCCTTACAGGTATCCTCCACCTAATGAGGCCCCTAG GTTCCCTCGTTCACAAGGTGGACTGGGACCAGAGCTGAGGCCCCCTGGTGGTCCTCGTGGTGGTGAAGTGGTCAAACGGCCCTCCATCCTCAAACAGGATGACCTCAAAGAACTGGATGAGCTTGACCATGATGGAGATGAGGGCTGGGCTG GGGCACAGGAGGAGATTGACTATTCCGCCAAGCTGAAATTCAGTGATGATGAAGGAGAAGACGacggggaggaggagaagacgGAAGGCAAGAATGGAGCTCG GGAGCAGCAGAAATCCCAGGAAGGACCTGCCCCGGCTTTACGTGCCCGACTGTCTGACGTTGGAGCTGACACTCGCCGCACCTCTCCTTCCGGCACCGACGAGGCCCCTCCACCGCCCTCCGGCAAGCCAACATGGGCCGAGGAGGGTGGGAGTGGCTGGGGCAGTCACGCAAACGCTGCACACTACCAG GGGCGTAGGCCTGGACTTGGTGGTCCTCGGGAGCAGCTCTCCCCACCACCAGGGTCGCTTCTTGGGCAGGGACCCTACTCCTACTACCGCCAG gATCGGCCCCCGACCCAGACAGCCTCGGCTAAGCCACCTGGCGCCACGGCACAGCAACCCAGCGGGCCTGCTGCACCCGCCTCAAGTCCGCTGCTCGCCCAGCCGCATGGTGGTGACGACGAGGACGAGACCTGGCGCCAGCGGAGGAAGCAGTCATTGTCGGAGATCTCAGCAGCAGTGGAGCGAGCCCGGCGTCGGCGCGAGGAAGAGGAGCGCAGGATGGAGGAGGAACGGCGCGCTGCCTGCGCTGAGAAGTTGAAGAGGCTTGACGAGAAAAagcaccaacagcagcagcagagtgtcAAGCCCAGCACCGCCGGGGAGGTCTCGGCAGGCAGTCCAAGCCCCTCCCTGCCCACCTCCATCTCCTCGTCCAGTGCCAGCCAGCCCCCGTCGCCATGTGTGGACATGGAGGAGCCACCCCTCCAACCCCCTCAGGCGGGCGGTGCCACACTGGGACTCAGCGCCAACAACAGGCAGAGGGCAGGAAGCAACAGCAGCTACGACTCCAACACTG AGTTGCCGCAGGTTGCTCCACCCCTTGTTCCCCACCCACATCAGCCCCTGGAAGTCTCTGGACCAGGGGAAATGAAGGAGGAGCCTGTGGCAGTCGCTGCGCACGTACGCAGTGTCCGGGGCGGAGAGGATTCTGTGAAGGCTGAGGCCATGTCGGGGGTAGTGGGGGGCACGTCGGTGGCAGTTGGCCGGCAGGGCAGCGGAATGCTGAGCCAGGGCTTCTCCAAGTACCAGAAGTCCCTGCCACCACGCTTTCAGAGGCAGCAGCAG GAGCAGCTCctcaaacagcagcaacagtgGCAACAGCAGCACAGCCAGGCAGCCCAAGCACAGCTCCAGTCTCAGACCCCCCAGCAGGGCTCGTCTCCCGGCACAGCCCAGCCGGCTGGCCCCAAGCAGCCTGCCCTTTACCCGCCTGGCTCCATGGGACGTCCCCCGCCATCTCTGCCCATGAACTTTGACCCTCGCTGGATGATGATGTCCTATATGGACCCTCGCTTAATGCAGGGTCGTCCCCCACCGATGGACTACTACTCGGCCAGCATGCACCCCACTG GGTTGATGAGTCGAGAGCGGTCTGATTCCGGTGGCTCAGGATCCGACCCCTTCGACAGGCAACAGCACGCAGGTCCCCCTCATCCCCATCGGGGTACACCCCCCATGGATCCTAAACTGGCCTGGGGACCAGACGTTTTCCCAGGGGCCAGTGAGGGCCGAGGTCTGAGTTCCCCCCTAAGGCAGAAACAGACTCTGGAAGAGGAGGACCTGGGCAAAGGGCCACG GTGTGACACTCCACCTGTTCGCATGGGAGCTGTTGGCCCCATCCAACCCCCTGGTGTGACCCCGAACTCCCCTTCTGGCTCCTCTGATCAGACTGCATCACCTGTAGGGACTCAGGTTGGATCCCAGGGAGGAGGCCATCGCCAGTCCTTCTTAGGAGGGCGGGGAAATTACAGCAGCTTCCCTGATGGATCCAGGATGGCCCATCAGCAGAGAGGCACCAGTGCTGGAGAGCTACGCAACTTTGGTCATCCAGATGAAGGCACTCATGGTGACCAACCAAGTCAAATCTGGGGTGGTCCGCATCCCCACTTTGACCGCAATGGCCGTGCTGAGCTTTCCTCCCTGGAGAGCAACCCCGCCCACCTGCAGCATCACCACGCCCACCCCCATCATCCCCCTCATTTCTCTATCCATCCACACAAGcaagagaatgggagagagcgagagagaggaggaggaggaggaggaggaggagagaccaAGAAGAGTGAAActtcccctcctcttccccaGCCATCcatttcttcctcctgctcatcCTCTACCTCATCATCTTCGGCGAGGGATGATGGTGGCGGGAAACAGTTGCTACatcacccccctccccatcaGGAGCACGGGACTGGGAGCGTTGGGGCTCGAAAGCAGGACAAGGCAGGAGGTGCGTACACCCATCCGCAGCCCTCCCTGCATTCagtgcagcagcagcaccacccCAAGGCTAACCCGCGTGGCCGTGAGCAAAAGACTGAAACCCAGTGGGGGCCAAGGCCCGGAGGCAGCAGCGTGAGTGGTGGCACTGTGCATAACAGGAAGACGGTCTCCGGATTGGGCACAAATGCAGGAGTGGAAGACTCTACCAATCAGTTGACAGACAAGCCCGCTGTTCAATCTGGCAGCGGTAACCTTAACAAGCGGGCGGGGCCAATCAAGCGGCCTGTGCTGAAGGAAATGAAGAAGGAGGGTGGCGAAGGGGAGGGTGCAGAAAAAAGCACTGGAGTGTCCGTTAAAGATAAGGAGCAGGACGCCGGTCAGGTGTCAGTCAAGCCAGAGTTGTCCTCAGGTTCCCAGCCCTCTGTACCGTGTGGGAAGGATGAACCGGCACCGGCAGGGAAGCCAAGAAATGGTGGAAAGGAGCGCAGTGTGGGCGGAGTCATTGGGAAAGGATCTAAAGAGGCGGAAAGCTCTGTGCAAGCTGCTGGTTACTCAGTGCCACCATCtagaagggagagggagcgtTCCTATGAAAGAAGTGGTAGTGGAGGGGCCACTACTTATCATGCAAGCTCCTCCCGGGGTGGTCGAGCAAGCCGAGGAAGGGCGGAGTTCTATGGGCGAGGCAGGGGCTACCGGGGCACTTACACAGGCAGCACTCGGGGCAGGGCCGGGGGCAGAAGCAGCCGCGACTATCGGCCAGCTGCCAACAGTGGCTACCAGCAAGGCTCCTCTAACCAAGACTACAAAAGGGAGGTGTCATCTGGCAGACATGGCCAGGGTGGTGGTCAGCCCAACCCCGGACGCGCTAGGAATCACAGCGAGACCCGGAGTGAGGGGTCAGAGTACGAGGAGGTGCCGAAAAGGAGGAGGCAGCGTGGGTCCGAGACAGGCAGTGAGAGTGCCGCCAGCGACCTGGCACACTCTGACAGGGAGGATCGCAAGGTGAACACCAAGAAAGTGACAGGGGGAGAGAACCCTTCAATGGGCACCTCCACCACTTCAGCTCCTCCCAGGAACATCCAAGCCAGGGTGTTCACACCTAGGGGAGTGCCCTCAAGACGTGGTAGGGGTGGTGGGGGCACTGGCACAGGTGCCTACAGAAGCACTGGCAATGCCGGAGTAAATGGCATACACCGTTCTGGGTCCGGTTCGTCTTCTCACAGTTTGTCTGCGAAAACCTCTGCATTGGTCCGAAAACAACAGTTGCCTATGCAACCTTCCCCTCTGAAAGAACCGGGTCGTGGACCTGTTGGGGACAAGAAAGAGAAGACTCCCGAGCCAAGCCAATCTCAGAACCAGGGAGTAAACTCTTCAGTACcctctgctccctctgtgcccACAACTGCTCCTCAGGGCACTGAAAACGGAGGCGTGGCCCGGCCATCCTCAGGCAACCCCACTTCCAATTCTATTGGCTCATCTACCAAGCCATTCCCTCTGCATAATGCAGATGGGCGGAGCTTCCCACATAGGGGGTTTGAGCGACCCCCTCGTCGCAAGCGCCATGGCCGATCCCATCAGCAGCAAGACAAACCTCCCAGATTCCGTCGCCTGAAGCAGGAGCGGGAAAATGCAGCTCGTATCAATGGAAGCAGTGGAATCCTCGAATCCGTGGGTGGACCACAGCAGCGCTCTGCTTCACCATCCCAGAATTCTGTGCAGGAAACAGACGGCACACCCAACATGTCCACTGCCACTGGAGTCGTAAATGCAAACCACAGCATCTCATTAACcaccaataacaataacaatagcCAACATGGGAGTGGAAACCTGAATTTGAATAGCCACCATCACTACCACAGCAACTCTGCCTTGCCCCACCctcagcaccaccaccaccaccaccacaaccctGCTGGTGGCACCAAGTCCCCTGATGTCTCAAACCAGAACTCCGACCAGGCCAACGAGGAGTGGGAGACCGCCTCAGAAAGCAGTGACTTTACAGAGTtccgagagagggagggtggaggaggcagTAAATCCTACTCCTcctatcaccaccaccaccaccctccggGAAGAGgaggcgggggagggggaggtgctgagagagagataactaCTAAAGAATCGGCCGCCAACAAGAGAAGCTTCTCCAGCCAGCGGCCGGGAATGGAGAGGCAGAATCGGAGGGTCAGTACTGGTGGCAGTGGAGGTAGGGGCCCCAGAGGTCCAccgggtggtggtggtggtggtggtggtggtgggccAGGGGGAGTAGGCGGCAACAGTGGGGCCAACCGTGGTGAGAGACGTGGCAACTGGCCCTCTCCCAAGAACAAGAAGTGa